CTTCCacgcttccactgaagttcactTTTAATAAGAATTATATTGTTGTCAGGCTCAATAGGAGATTGAAAACTTCAGATTATGaccattgcttccactttctcggacggcCTGTGCTTGTAATGGAGGCTGTCATCCAAGAGTCATTGGGAATGTAGGGGAGGTGCGCTTGTGCTTGAGATGGGGATCACCTACTGGTACGCAGCTGGTAGGCCGGTCCACATCCCTGGAGTTTACCCACAATTCTCTGTCACCTTTCTCGGCTAATGGAACATGTTCCTATTTGCCACAGTGGCCATGTTCCTCTTCCCGCTCTGTTAttaagctgtaaccatttacacctcctctggacccacccTCCGTTCCTTTAATTGTCtcattcgccttgcaccatcattcttttatcattgaatcatgcCTTTCCTCCATTCAATCAGAGCACTTTCCCATTAATCCCTCTATCCCGAGACCCCACTTTTCACTCTCTTTACCATTGCTGTAAAACTGTTATTCTGCTCTACATTCATGTTCTGATGGAAGGCTATCCacatgaatcattaactctgtttctctctgtgcagatgctgcctgactgctgagCGTTTTCAGCATTCTCATATTTTTACCAGATTTACAGCGgtttcatttttttgtttttacTCCTGTATTCATGCCTGGTttattaacaggggtgagtggAATAGGTGGGGTGCAAAGTTTCAGAGTTTGAACTCCACAGACTTCTGATTTTACCTTGACAGGTTTACACCCTGAAGTCAGGCTGAATGACAGGCTttgcttccagttgggcagggaggacTCTGGAGATCGAGTCAGGACCAGGACAGTCCAAGCCATGACCCCAGGGTATGGGGAGCTCTCTGATATCAGGGAGTGTGAAATCATGAACTCCGGAGGTGGTGAAGGTGGTGACATCACTTCTCACTGGACTGGTGATTCTGAACTACGGGAAGGGTTTCCTATCGGACAACATGTTCCGAGTCTGGCTTGGGGGATTCGGAGAAAGAATGGCTGGCCCTGTACTCCAGGGACGGGTCACCCATGCTGAAGAGTTGTCAGGCACCTGCGCCAGGGAAAGGTCTGGGGGAGGGAAAGTGATCACAACCACGGGAGGCGGTCTCCcatcctggagtgtggtctgagCTCAGTTAGCTGGATGGGGCACGAGGAGTGTCTGATTCAAGACTCGATGTGGGGAGCTGATACCCTGATGTCCGATCCGCGGGTGTTTTCCAGTCCCACAGGGATTGTCCAGTCCCTGTCGCTTCTGATCACAGAATGTCGAATCCTGTGAGtgtgttgcgggggggggggggggggggagggggtgtccagAACTGTGAGCGGTGCGATAAATCCCTGGAAGGGATCCCAGGATTTAaatgctggggagaggggttgtcGGTCTGGGTTGGTtgttctgatcctggggagaatctaaCCTCATGGGATTATCAAATCTTAGTGGAGGGTAAGTATCTGATCCTAGAGCATGTGTCAGTTCTGACTGCCAATACCGCTGTCTTTTTATACTGTGTATGTTATAATGGGGATAAACAGCCAGCCAGAGTTAAACatataaaacagattaaatcagtgcCTTCCAGTCTCATTTAAACATTTGCATTCCCAATGCACCCTTTGCGTgcgatctgtctgtccatctccatcctgacttggtaaaATCCGAAACTAGGTTTGGCAAGGGCATCAAAGGTTATCCAATAGATAGGAATGTGTAATTTGAGACACAGAcaaatcagccatggtcttatttgatggtggagcaggctagaacagtcaaatggcctacatctgctccgaaTTCGCATGTCCGTATGTTTGTAACTGGGTGATTTGAAGGTCAGTTGAGATTTATTTTTCGAAATGAACCTCTGATCGCCCTCAAACAAACTTTTTTGGTATTAAAGGCCTTCATTTATTCTTTGCCTCAGACACAGATATGTTTGATCActaacttccagtctcttttcccttctctcacgtacagttaatttactggcaattgtgatcctgtcccagggtaAGTGTGGCCTCTCTACAtgtatcactcactacctggtggccatggcaatggcggatctactggtcattttcTTGGAGGTCATACTGAACCGGATCAGTTACTATTATTTTCCAGtaactttcctggacatcacccctgtatgcAGTGTTGTCACTGTCCTGGCTCGTGCAGCtgcagattgttctgtctggttcaccgttgctttcacctttgatcgatttgtggccatttgttgcgtgaagctcaaagcaaaatatagcactgagaaaactgcggctgtggttttagcaacaatctgcattctgctctgtttagaacATGTCCCTTATTGCTTTACATATAAACCTGCAgacataatcgacaatgtaccgtggttctgtgttttaaagccaagctattttactgagcccggatcaAAGGGATTTGACAGGTTTGAAATGCTTTTAACACCATTTCTcccttttgttttaattctgttgctcaacactctaACAGCcaaacacattttagtgaccagtcgagtccgtaaggtacTGAGGGGTCAGAACAAGGGAGGGAatcacagtgatccagagatggaaagcaggaggaagtctgtgattttactcttcgccatatcaggtaacttcatacttctgtggttggtgtttgttatagaatacttatattacaacattgcaggaagagatcATTGGTATTACAACGATACTGAATATATATTTCGACTTGTCGGAtggatgctgatgaatttaagttgctgcacaaacacatttatttatatggtgactcagtcaaagttcagagagcaggtcaagagcgcggtcaaatatccgtgcacataaattattcaattaatgaataaacacaatAACTAAGAGCAGCCCAGAGGCTGTCCCAGTGCTTCTCGTCCATGAATGTATTATTTATCCCCAACTGGCAAGGGGTGACTGACAACCGGATGACCTGAAATACACTGGTGGAGGTAGATCACAAACGcccaactgcagcgagacaggagccaagaggtgactgacagctgaaTTACATTAAATCCACTTGTGGGGTGGCTTATGATCACATATAGAATCGAGCAGTGGGGCATCAGGACAATGTCAGTTGTGGTGGACCggacaggaaggaggcaggatgatagtcaaagtgctccttgcaggacagaaggagaaacgacagccacattctctcctccacctccattgCTTCCATTCTCAGTTCCACAACTCTGGTCTGAAAACAAAACTTGCTCTTATGAAAGCTGTTATGTGAGAGCTTCAATTTTTCTTTGAAATcattgctttaagagctgatatttgaattgttgacTGAGTGAAGTGTGCACACACTGCAGGGCACCTATCTACAAGCAACTCAAATGTCAGGATGATTTACGGCTGTCATGTGAATTGACTGTTTTAAAAGtttgtttcacttttggattgcatTCGGTTGCTGCTTGACCTGCCAGAAGGATAGCCAACAACCTCTTTTTCTTCAATATAATTCTTGCATCAAGTGTAATTCCTATTtcctcatgaagttaaaagaacttttaATCAGTTGCAaatcagatgcatgggaaataaGCCCGTGTTGCTCTGTCTGTCtgaagagaggcagcattgtatttCAGGTGTGACAGATTACTGCTGCCTCATGGCTCTGGAAAATCTTTGCATTAAGCTGGCCTGTTGCCTCATGTCTCTGGAGAATCTCTGCATTAAGCTGGCCTATTGTTTCCTGTCTCTGAAGCATGTCTGCATTAAGCTGGCCTCTTGTGTACTTTGCTAgaagaagtcctgaatttgcagaaatcctgCATTTTATTTTAAACAAAGCGACTTTTGCATTGGGTTTGAGAACTGACATCTGTTGCTGTATCTCTGATGGAAGAACTTgtgagatgcctgctgcagacgaattgccttgaatgcttactcaacacagactgttcattgaCCTTGCCTGGATAGGCTTTGTGTGACATCCGACGATTCGGTTCaccgacctggaaatatcctaatagactgtgaaaacccggttattttattatttctaaggAACAGTTATAGACGTAAAAAGCCTTTTCCCCTGGTTAGCTGTttttgagtgaatgtgtgtgtgcatgagggttatgaAGAATAAGTAGTTATAATTGTTTTTGCATATAGATTTATGCTATTATTGTTAAAGATTTAGTTTATTGGTAAATAGTTCATTTTTTGTTGTCGAAAGAAACCTAGTGCAGTGTATTTTATCTtgggggacaaataaagtgtttaatttggctattttccagtatcTGGGGAACTTTGTTTGATATGCCTGTTGAGTAGTGGGACTACCAGTCCCGCATTGGACCTaacaaagcaaaatgctggaaatattttccTGTCACTTGATTATTATTAATTGTTTTATTTTGTAGAGTAACTTTATTGAGTCTATCTCCCTTCCTTTCCCCCGCCCTGACACTGGCATcgctagctctctctctccccgagtcAGATGGTGTTGGGTGGGTGGATTGTTTCTGGAGATGCCCAGCATAGGAGCTAGGGTGCGAGATGGGACACGGGGTGAAGATGCGGAATCGTCAACACTGTTGTCGCAGCTTTGTGGCTGCTGAGATGGGCTGGTCTGAGCCCCTTCCTGACTCCTGTTTCAGCTCATATTGTTCACGGTTCCCTTCCTTCAGGTTCTGTTGCTCACTCCTTGAAATCTGCAGTTATCACCTGACTTCTCAAGAAATGTTTGGcccctctatccttgcaaattactgaGCAATCAGCAACCTCCCATTAATTCTCAAATGTCCTTGCCTGTGTTTTCACCTTCCAGCACCTTTCCCATCTTTCTTGTaattccatgtttaaatccctccaattaggtcACCACCACTAGCACAGTACGGAAGCGACATTTCTGAAAGTCACTAATGATCTCCTATGTGATGCTGATTACTTtaaaccacctcccccacccccaccaccaccacccctcccccacccagtccTTCCCAACCTGGATGCAGCCTTTGGCACGGTTGACCACGCCATttgcctccaacgcctctccactgttgccCAGCTGGGTGTTACTGCTTATGCctcttcccattccattcttatctatcgaatCGTATCCGGGGTGTCACTTGCAATGGATTTTCTGACACTTGCTGCATTGTTATCTCTGATGTCTCCAAAGGAAACAGGCTGAGGCTGATCCATACTGTTCACAACTCTGGTGTTAGATCTCATCCCAAGATGCATTTCTGacgacatatccatgccatcactcgcACTGCACATCTCCACATGCCTAACATTGACTGACTTCACCACTGAGTCAGCTACTTTTCTGCTGAAGCCTTCATCTCTGCCTATGTTTCCTCTAAACTTAACTATTCCAAAACATTCATGGCAGAGTTGCACACATGACACGTATTGTCACCTTTGTAAACTGGAGAGCATCAAAGACCCTTGCAGCCTGTGTCTTTAACACataccatgtcctgttcacccgtcagcCCCAGTGCTTCCACAATGACATTAGCTCCGTGACAAACAACAACGAGCTGAGGCAGTGGAAgaaacagaaattattcaaccatcTTCTCACATTCAATAACAAAGTGAGATTGAGACTGCACATTAACTCATTCATACGTCACACGTACCTGAATGCCGTGCATGCATACTGCAGGATAATTCGCCCCACTCACCAGGGCCTGTGAAAAACCCTGAGAAAATATGTGCCGTCTGTTTCCAAACTGCATTCACTGTACAGATTGATTCGTGGGATGCGGGTGCCCCTGGGAAGGCAAGCAGAAATTGCCCTTCCTTAATTTCCCCTTAAGAAAGTGCTGTTTGGTCCTTCCATCTTGAACCAGCTGCTATCCCTTTTGGTGAGGGAGCTCCCCCAGTTGTAAATATTGAAGGAGTTACTGGATCTGGCCCAGTTGTGCAGCATTGCGTGGTCGAAAGGTCTATCAAAACTCCCAGTCTGTTTTTACAGAGGCAGTCTGGGCCACTTGAATGTTAGAAGCTGAGGAAGAAATGGCAAGAAAAAAGTAATAGATTTTGTTTCAAAGCTATTATAatcaaaacaatctgcttgctgaaGCTGGATGGCCAAAAGCTATCAGTGGCGCTGTTGGTAAAACGAATGCATTTGGTTCATTCCTTTCTCTTCGTGACTGCTCTTCGTGAACAATGACGTCCAGGGATGGTCTCGTTTCTTCTCAGCGGCCACCATCTTTGGGAGGGGCAAAGAGAAAAATAATTCGAACACAAAACTTCCCAATATGTCAGGATTAAAATATTGAATGTGACCAATCAAAAAAAGAGAATTCAattgaaaaaaatatatttttatggGATCATTATGTTTCCTAAGTATGGCACTTTTACCCCAGCTACACCTCCGATATTCGTCGATGGAGAGAATCATGCATCACCTCTCTCATTTTGTCTGCCCTCGaacgttttccctctctctctgcccctctcactttctctctatttctgacctatctcgctctctccctgcacctctcactttcactcactcgctGCCCCTCGCACTTTTCCCGTCTCCCTGCCCCCTCACCTTTTTTCCCCTTGCCCCTCATTTCTGATctctctttcgcccctctctctccctacccctttattgttctctctccttttgcctttcacttcctctccctaTCCCCTCACTGTTTGTCACTAACTGCGTTCTCACTTCCCCATATtatttctgcccctctctctccctccgcctttcacttcctctcctttTCCCTCTTTTTCTTTATCACTCTGCTATCTCATTTTCCACGCTCACAATCCCTTTTCCTGGTCCTCTCACCTTCGCCTCCAGTCGCTCACTGGTGCGTATTGCTTAAAGGTCTAAATGAGCGAAACATTGCGTGTTCCTCAAATTAAAATTAAACACATGTGGGGCAGTGGCTGATTGTTTCTCTTTGGTTAGAAttgtttaagttgaggtcactggtttgagagccgagttgctcgccttcaaactgaAATTGAAATTCTTCCATCTTGTGATCGTTACCCCCGGATGATCctgaactacgatatctcttattaatccttcctcattacacattactatatTTAAAATAGACTGTTCCCAGGTACGTTCTACAAAGTGTTTCTCTCAGTATGAATCCCTGATTCGCTGGACAAATTCGTCTTCCACCTTACCTCTgcaaatctgatttgtccagtcaatatgcagattaaaattatcCATGGCAAttatagcgcccttcttacacgcctccattacttCCCGGTTTATAATTTGTCcttcagtgaggcaactcttcagggggcCAGAGACGAttcccacctgtgacttcttccccttgctattccttatttccatccaaactgattccacatcacgatgcattacacctatatcactactcactaccgcactgataccttcctttattaacaaagctatcccacctccttttccttttggccTATTTTTTCCCCAACGTCAAATAcccgtgaatattgagttcccagtcttgatcagcctgcaaccacgtctctataGTAGCTATTAAGTcagattcatttatttctatttgtgccatcaaatctTCTATCCTGCTATAAATTCTGtttacattcagataaagagccttaaactttgacttttttaccattattactcattctgattctaatttctgctgcactcttctgcttatattttctgccccttcctgtcacactttgatgaccctgcacctctgctgtctcggCCCTTATTTGACTTTATTAAACTTCCCTTCCATTGAACCCTCCCCATGACCgccacccccgcccacccccccaccactaattagtttaaagtccgatctacaatcATACTTAAAAGATTCACCCatacactggtcccagcttggttcaagtgaagcccgtcccaacagaacatctctctccttactcagtaatggtgccagtgccacatgaatgaaaatacatttctcccacaccaatctttgagccatgtgttTACCTCTCTAATATTATTTATTCTGCGTCAATGTGCACGTGTCTcatgtagtaatccagagattattacctttgtggttccgcTTTTTAATTTAgaaccgagctgctcatagtccctcaacaGAAGTCTTTCctattcctacctatgtcgtttgtaccgacGTGGACCATAACAACtgtctccttccccctcccacgccaagttcctctctagccctgaacagatgtccttaaaattggcaccaggtaggcaacacagcctttgacactccctgtctttgctgctaataaccgtatctattcccctaaatatGCCATCCCCTATTGCTACTAAATTTATCTTTTGTCCTCTCATTTGATTGAGCTTTGCACCACCTTGctctggtcagttcgctcatccaccctgcagtctgcgccctcgtccacaccgggagcaatatACTCGGACCTATTGACTAAATGCactggctgagtctcctccaatgctaaacgcgagatcaccataccttcctcacttgcagtcacaccccctgtccctgaccacggtccaaatgagatgtaattaatctaaggctgtgactgtctcccgaaatccagtgtccaggtaactttcccccccacccccccccccccccccccgccctgatgtgtcgcactgtccgcacctcagactccaactcatcaactctgagccgaaagtaccttgagcagccaacacttgctgcagatgtgatctccctggatcgcaccggcgtccatcggctcccacatactacagctgcaacacatcgactGCCCAGCCACCtctattctacttaattaattaattttgatgTTAAAGATTTTAAacgtgaatttcttaactgtactcttcagctgtaataacgtcattgatttaaaccacttggctaatcaaaaGAGACACGAACGAGATACCCAACAATCATTACCTCTTTTCCTGGGATACCATACCTCGGCTCTGACATGTGGAGAGAGGAAAAAGGGGCtctctgccgccgctttttatctcccGCCGCCGTGCCCTTCTCACGCATGTCCGCTCTCTGCTGGTGGatactggtgtttcagtaggtgtCGGAATGGAATaaaaatcacaatctgctggagaaTAATGCACGGTGTCGTCGTTCTTCCGACTGAGCATCAATTGCGTTCTGCTGAGGAAtaactgaaatatttagaattaaagtgcaaaaacacattaatttctgatcagattgtcCTGCTATCCCGACATACTCCAGAATCCTCAGGAATATTGTAGCGcagtaaaacaacaatatattgtatctAGGAATTAGTGTAGATGCAGCACTTGAAACATAATATAaacattaatattgacaaaggcacaaattccaactaaaGCATTGAACAAATGATTTATTAATATTTAAGGTTATtttcattgtacatcaacacttacattataaactgcagtaatttgtccacatcgagtatatggctctggaggaagcagttacaataaatgcagataaaagagacagacccaTTATTGATCGCCTGacgtattctaaaccttctttaataggataggaaaatgtgaggcggttacaaaacgaacttagTATAAACTCTTATTAATAAacgatggttttaatctctgtgacagtgttggtaattccatgcggagtaatatatctcagtatttgagtagaaagagaaatgatccgaaatcaattccgtttggtattttaattgaaaagaaaacacgcactttcagacaaaatatggagaaaagccaaatcgagttatttcaacacaaagtaaaatgatggttgattaaAATAAAATGATTTTTATAAAGTAAAAtaaagcacattcatcatgttcacactatTGAAAAACTTCATGCCAAtctctcagatttaacacagaatattttccaccagtctgtgatccacctccagacatcatacacaggatttgaggctgacttttgcctgaaaggacaacaaaaacgacttgagaggtttacagcaatgtgaaccaccaaacaaatacatcaaatacagtatatgatctgctcacaatatttctgcttcaataagcctccaattctttaataaatacagaaaatgttctctctgatactttggaatcactgacctTTGAAAACAACACTAATTATCATATTCATATCAGAAACAGACGGGACTGCCcactgtcagcacaaatacatggaacaaataataaagcattAGTCTTACTGGGGTGATGGAGATGAAAGATGTTGAACTAcacagtcactgtccatcgttgctggaatgtctggtgttgtgaacgtgtcacagtgaacatcctcatttttttcaggaatggagggaaccagCCACGCAGGATCAATGCGGGTCTGAGAGTTGTATACtgtagagagaaagattatggattaatgattggactgaaagcgggttcagagcgggtctgagagctgtatactgtggagagaaagattgcggtttaatgattggactgaaagtgggttcagtgcgtgtCATCGATATATGAGTCaataacgtaaaggggactggaatttgttggcctctgaATATTTTCCAGCTACATTCACCGTGTTGTTAATTTCCatctgggtgatagcagatgaaatggatatGCTGagactgaatcagggtgttcagtgtgagcacttgaaggatttgcagtgggagtgttaataagagagatatcacacaccgaatagCATCAagatgtcttttctaaaataagtcaagctttgtttaatctaatttcctttaatcacaacatgaatttcaATCAATCAGTGGTCTCTGGCAACACCGATTGGAATTAAATTTAAAGCAGTGCCAaaaagctggtgactgtgggagtttaactcaccgagagtagaGAGATCactgccggcacttgtcagtgtgaagagatcatcaggagcactgtccagcaacaagtgaccatcctgagtgtcaatgtctccagtctcaatatcatcataatcacccggaaccagacatgagaggaaataatgattttcacagaaatcaaatggtaaTACTTCGAATTATATAATTAAATTCCATCTACACGGGCCGACCAGGGTAGATTGCGATattcagctgtagtgagattagaggatggcgaatggtaggaccatgtcatgtGGCGGTAGTGGAGTCTTCTTAGGCCAGTGTcatatttaaaagacagccagcaatcgattgaaaggcaggagctctgaaggacattgggtgggaggacaGACTACGGATTTATTTGGCAgatagcagcagccagagcaagggtgacGCCCAGATTTTCTCCTGCTACGCTGAAAGTGCTCATCCAGGCAGCAAggtcaaggagggaagcgcttttcgcTTGGGACATGTGGAGAAGACCAgataggcaggcagggagggcatggcatGAGATTTGGGAGGAGGTAAGCAGCTGTGAGGTCGTCCCACGTaagaggctgcagtgcaggaacaggatcaatgccatgatgtacttaagcaaggtgagtgaagtgctgaacattagctggcagccttaaatgtcagaaaaaatgaaaaTGAAATAGGGGAAGGGGAGCCCTCACTAAGTCTGCAacaatgcccaggcagcagcattggctgtcagaGGTATATTATCCTCTCTGCGCGGGACACTGGTCAGTCACAGCTGAGCAGTACATTTCCAGtactgaatggctgcatgcagcaggcatccttgtggtgccatgatggacagtgaggctgCCGCCAACAAAGGAATGGTGTGTGTGTCTATGACAGGCAAAtgccaatgttaatctgtgtgcttgCAGGGGATGTGAGGTCACAATGTGCATGAGAGAAGGACTGGAGGTGCCATTCCATATCTCATGTGATTCTCATGTGCACTAATGGATGAGGGAAAACAAATGTTAGTGAGCAATAAGCACAGCGTTGATGTGGTCATCattggcctcctgcagctccagagaATGAGTAGTCAAATAATATATGCAGCACCCACTCACCATTCTTGTCATGTTCCCAAAGCATTTGCACACATTGTAGAAGAACTTCCTATTGCTGCCTGGACTATGCAAGTCTTGGTGGCCGCATGTATGCAGTCGATGGCATCCTGCATCTCGCGATTTCCCCAAATACTACAATAATTTCAGTCTGGCTGTCCAGATTGGTGTGcaagtgcatgtattggctcgcctcttgaacatgg
This genomic interval from Heterodontus francisci isolate sHetFra1 chromosome 21, sHetFra1.hap1, whole genome shotgun sequence contains the following:
- the LOC137381134 gene encoding neuropeptides capa receptor-like, with the translated sequence MADLLVIFLEVILNRISYYYFPVTFLDITPVCSVVTVLARAAADCSVWFTVAFTFDRFVAICCVKLKAKYSTEKTAAVVLATICILLCLEHVPYCFTYKPADIIDNVPWFCVLKPSYFTEPGSKGFDRFEMLLTPFLPFVLILLLNTLTAKHILVTSRVRKVLRGQNKGGNHSDPEMESRRKSVILLFAISGNFILLWLVFVIEYLYYNIAGRDHWYYNDTEYIFRLVGWMLMNLSCCTNTFIYMVTQSKFREQVKSAVKYPCT